One stretch of Punica granatum isolate Tunisia-2019 chromosome 5, ASM765513v2, whole genome shotgun sequence DNA includes these proteins:
- the LOC116207473 gene encoding DEAD-box ATP-dependent RNA helicase 53, mitochondrial-like, which produces MMRAILRKSSSSSAALRRTLAASLSSFETAAPSAELPRSFMNGQISRFSVFGRPDVAPGWGAVKGFHAAASGPLNFRASVTSSAEYAVDDYASYDEEKVAKGGNSGEEGLEIAKLGIAPEIVSALAEKGITKLFPIQRAVLEPAMQGRDMIGRAKTGTGKTLAFGIPIMDKITKFNAKHGRGRNPLALVLAPTRELARQVEKEFYETASNLDTICVYGGTPISRQMNQLNYGVDVVVGTPGRIIDLLKRGALNLEEVKFVVLDEADQMLAVGFEEDVETILQRLPKSRQSMMFSATMPNWIRSLTKKYLNNPLTIDLVGDDDQKLAEGISLYSIPAAMQGKASIIGPLFTEHAKGGKCIVFTQTKRDADRLAYAMARSYRCEALHGDISQSQRERTLAGFRDGQFNILVATDVAARGLDIPNVDLVIHYELPNSSEIFVHRSGRTGRAGKKGTAILIYTPDQTRAVRVIERDVGCRFTELPKIAVEGGKMEMLDMGGGGGGRFGSFGGSRDRGYGDGGFGRSRGSDFGRQGGYRSGGFGGGSDSSRFGSFGGSGSGQSGGGSGSYNKPGNFGGSGSGRSSGFGDFGNFGSGRSSGSGNFGSGRSGGFGDAGSGRPSGFGNNSSRGSGGFGSSSSRFGSLGNDKNDSPKSGGRPF; this is translated from the exons ATGATGCGAGCAATCTTGAGGAAGTCATCTTCCTCCTCTGCCGCTCTGAGGCGGACCCTCGCCGCCTCGCTGTCCTCCTTCGAGACCGCCGCACCGTCAGCTGAGCTTCCTCGCTCCTTCATGAATGGCCAGATTAGCCGCTTCTCCGTGTTCGGGAGGCCGGACGTGGCCCCCGGGTGGGGTGCGGTGAAGGGATTCCATGCGGCGGCGTCGGGTCCGTTGAATTTCAGGGCGTCAGTGACGTCTTCGGCGGAGTACGCTGTGGACGATTATGCCTCCTACGATGAAGAGAAGGTTGCTAAAGGGGGGAATAGTGGTGAGGAGGGGCTCGAGATTGCTAAGCTCGGGATTGCTCCAGAGATCGTTTCTGCTCTGGCAGAGAAGGGTATCACTAAGCTCTTCCCGATACAG AGAGCCGTGCTTGAGCCAGCAATGCAAGGCCGTGATATGATTGGTCGCGCAAAAACGGGAACCGGAAAAACTCTTGCTTTTGGCATTCCTATCATGGATAAAATTACAAAGTTCAACGCAAAGCATGG ACGTGGAAGGAACCCTTTGGCATTGGTTTTGGCTCCTACAAGAGAACTTGCACGGCAAGTTGAGAAGGAATTTTATGAGACGGCTAGCAATCTAGACACCATCTGTGTGTATGGAGGCACCCCTATAAGCCGCCAAATGAACCAGCTCAACTATGGTGTTGATGTGGTTGTTGGAACACCTGGCCGTATAATTGATCTGCTGAAAAGAGGTGCTTTGAACCTGGAGGAAGTTAAGTTTGTTGTCCTTGATGAAGCTGATCAGATGCTCGCGGTGGGCTTTGAGGAAGATGTGGAGACTATCTTGCAAAGACTGCCAAAGAGTAGGCAGAGCATGATGTTTTCCGCCACGATGCCTAACTGGATAAGAAGCCTAACTAAGAAATATCTAAACAATCCGCTGACCATTGATCTT GTTGGAGATGATGATCAGAAGTTGGCTGAAGGAATCTCTCTATATTCTATTCCAGCTGCGATGCAGGGTAAAGCATCAATTATTGGACCTTTATTCACG GAACATGCAAAAGGTGGGAAATGTATTGTTTTCACTCAGACGAAAAGAGATGCTGACAGACTGGCGTATGCCATGGCCCGAAGCTACAGATGTGAGGCCCTTCATGGTGATATTTCTCAAAGCCAGAGGGAGAGGACACTAGCAGGATTTCGGGACGGGCAATTCAATATTTTAGTTGCAACTGATGTTGCTGCTCGTGGTCTTGACATTCCTAATGTTGATCTG GTCATACACTACGAGCTTCCAAACTCATCAGAGATCTTCGTTCATCGATCTGGCCGAACAGGCCGGGCCGGGAAGAAGGGAACTGCCATCCTTATTTATACGCCGGATCAGACTAGGGCTGTCCGGGTGATAGAGCGAGATGTGGGATGCAGATTTACAGAG CTTCCTAAGATTGCTGTTGAGGGAGGAAAAATGGAGATGCTTGACATGggtggcggcggcggcggtcGATTTGGCTCATTTGGTGGTTCAAGAGATCGTGGATATGGTGATGGAGGTTTTGGAAGATCAAGAGGTTCAGATTTTGGGCGTCAGGGAGGCTACCGTTCTGGCGGCTTCGGTGGTGGCTCTGACAGCAGTCGTTTTGGGTCCTTCGGTGGGTCTGGCTCAGGCCAATCTGGAGGTGGCTCTGGCAGTTATAATAAACCAGGAAATTTCGGTGGTTCTGGGTCTGGCCGCTCTTCTGGATTTGGCGATTTTGGGAACTTTGGTTCAGGCCGCTCAAGTGGGTCTGGCAACTTTGGATCTGGCCGTTCCGGTGGTTTTGGGGATGCGGGTTCTGGTCGCCCCAGTGGGTTTGGTAACAATTCAAGCAGGGGCAGCGGTGGCTTTGGGAGTTCTTCAAGTCGTTTTGGCAGCTTGGGAAATGATAAGAATGACAGCCCTAAATCAGGGGGCAGGCCTTTTTGA
- the LOC116207474 gene encoding F-box protein SKIP2-like isoform X1, producing the protein MGQVPSSPSSSSPREIKPTPAAGAVSACRRDLTLCLPDECLASVFAFLPASDRNSCSLVCRRWRSVDARSRNRLSLAARSEISAALPGLLGRFSSVSALSLKCSRKLVSIDDRTLGLIPARLGCLRKLKLKGCVDVSDEGLSAFSLLCPPRLHKVSFTSCGFGGRGVMSLLCNCPSLRELTLKRLRKLDAQNTPLSMDAYCDGDCGTKKAQTKAQLPKEKLTEKKRSGNLQLERLCLKDLHNARIFIPLIRSCKSLKALIVCRSSGNWDRVLVDSLQSEPRPTKISEIQMENVQMGNPGLVAISASCPSLDILYLSRIMDCTDDGLSSIANSCRKLRKLHVDAWTRFGARSIGDDGVAVLGAKCLNLQELVLMGIPVKVNSLNALASNCSSLERMALCNTDSIGDVEMEFIATKFLALKKLCIKNCPISAKGIEAVVAGCPNLIKLKVKRCRGISLERVSRLEAQRTSLVISVDSGSMAVVEGEGLAADQEDGAVRGEDGGGTGRRRTAAAPASVDTSTGIRRSSTTNVICSSRGALLLKSKFGRTSSRGSGSSAHAAAR; encoded by the exons ATGGGTCAGGTCCCTTCTtccccttcctcttcctcaccCCGCGAAATTAAGCCCACACCCGCCGCCGGGGCAGTGTCCGCCTGCCGCCGGGACCTGACCCTGTGCCTGCCCGACGAATGCCTGGCCTCCGTGTTCGCATTCCTGCCCGCCAGCGACCGGAACAGCTGCTCCCTCGTCTGCCGGCGCTGGAGGTCCGTGGACGCCAGGTCCAGGAACCGGCTCTCACTGGCGGCGCGCTCCGAGATCTCGGCCGCCCTCCCGGGGCTCCTCGGCCGGTTCAGCTCGGTCTCGGCCCTCTCCCTCAAGTGCTCCCGGAAGCTCGTCAGCATTGACGACCGCACCCTCGGCCTCATCCCGGCCCGCCTCGGCTGCCTCAGGAAGCTGAAGCTGAAGGGCTGCGTCGACGTCTCCGACGAAGGGCTCAGCGCGTTCTCCCTGTTGTGCCCGCCGCGGCTGCACAAGGTGTCGTTCACGTCGTGCGGGTTCGGGGGCAGAGGCGTAATGTCGCTCCTCTGCAACTGCCCTTCCCTCCGCGAGCTCACCCTCAAGCGCCTCCGCAAGCTCGACGCCCAGAACACCCCTCTCTCCATGGACGCCTACTGCGACg GAGATTGCGGAACGAAAAAGGCACAAACCAAAGCACAGTTGCCAA AGGAGAAGCTTACAGAGAAGAAGCGGTCGGGGAACTTGCAATTGGAGAGGCTATGCCTTAAGGATCTCCACAATGCCCGCATTTTCATCCCTCTTATTCGTTCCTGCAAGTCCCTCAAGGCCCTCATTGTGTGCCGGAGCTCCGGGAACTGGGACAGGGTCCTAGTAGACAGCCTGCAGTCTGAACCTCGACCCACCAAAATCTCTGAGATCCAAATGGAAAATGTTCAGATGGGCAACCCGGGGCTCGTTGCAATATCCGCTTCCTGCCCCAGTCTGGATATCCTATACTTGAGTCGGATAATGGACTGTACAGATGATGGGTTGTCCTCAATTGCGAACTCCTGTAGGAAACTTAGGAAGCTCCATGTTGATGCCTGGACTCGATTTGGGGCCCGAAGCATTGGGGACGATGGGGTTGCAGTTCTGGGTGCAAAGTGCTTGAATCTACAGGAATTGGTCCTAATGGGCATCCCAGTGAAGGTCAACTCCCTCAACGCGCTTGCCTCGAACTGCAGTTCCCTCGAGAGAATGGCCCTATGCAACACGGATTCAATTGGAGATGTGGAGATGGAATTCATTGCCACAAAATTCTTGGCCCTGAAGAAGCTCTGCATCAAGAACTGCCCCATCTCAGCGAAGGGCATTGAGGCAGTCGTTGCAGGGTGCCCCAATCTGATAAAACTGAAGGTAAAGAGGTGCAGAGGGATCAGTCTGGAGAGGGTGTCCCGCTTGGAGGCTCAGAGGACCAGTTTGGTCATCTCAGTGGATTCTGGGTCTATGGCAGTGGTCGAAGGTGAAGGGTTGGCTGCTGATCAGGAGGATGGGGCAGTTCGAGGAGAGGATGGAGGCGGCACAGGCCGGAGAAGAACGGCAGCTGCACCTGCATCAGTAGACACCAGTACCGGGATCCGGAGGAGTAGCACAACCAATGTGATTTGCAGCAGCAGAGGTGCTCTCCTCCTGAAGTCCAAGTTCGGAAGGACAAGCTCCAGGGGCAGTGGCTCTTCGGCCCATGCAGCTGCAAGATGA
- the LOC116207474 gene encoding F-box protein SKIP2-like isoform X2, producing the protein MGQVPSSPSSSSPREIKPTPAAGAVSACRRDLTLCLPDECLASVFAFLPASDRNSCSLVCRRWRSVDARSRNRLSLAARSEISAALPGLLGRFSSVSALSLKCSRKLVSIDDRTLGLIPARLGCLRKLKLKGCVDVSDEGLSAFSLLCPPRLHKVSFTSCGFGGRGVMSLLCNCPSLRELTLKRLRKLDAQNTPLSMDAYCDEEKLTEKKRSGNLQLERLCLKDLHNARIFIPLIRSCKSLKALIVCRSSGNWDRVLVDSLQSEPRPTKISEIQMENVQMGNPGLVAISASCPSLDILYLSRIMDCTDDGLSSIANSCRKLRKLHVDAWTRFGARSIGDDGVAVLGAKCLNLQELVLMGIPVKVNSLNALASNCSSLERMALCNTDSIGDVEMEFIATKFLALKKLCIKNCPISAKGIEAVVAGCPNLIKLKVKRCRGISLERVSRLEAQRTSLVISVDSGSMAVVEGEGLAADQEDGAVRGEDGGGTGRRRTAAAPASVDTSTGIRRSSTTNVICSSRGALLLKSKFGRTSSRGSGSSAHAAAR; encoded by the exons ATGGGTCAGGTCCCTTCTtccccttcctcttcctcaccCCGCGAAATTAAGCCCACACCCGCCGCCGGGGCAGTGTCCGCCTGCCGCCGGGACCTGACCCTGTGCCTGCCCGACGAATGCCTGGCCTCCGTGTTCGCATTCCTGCCCGCCAGCGACCGGAACAGCTGCTCCCTCGTCTGCCGGCGCTGGAGGTCCGTGGACGCCAGGTCCAGGAACCGGCTCTCACTGGCGGCGCGCTCCGAGATCTCGGCCGCCCTCCCGGGGCTCCTCGGCCGGTTCAGCTCGGTCTCGGCCCTCTCCCTCAAGTGCTCCCGGAAGCTCGTCAGCATTGACGACCGCACCCTCGGCCTCATCCCGGCCCGCCTCGGCTGCCTCAGGAAGCTGAAGCTGAAGGGCTGCGTCGACGTCTCCGACGAAGGGCTCAGCGCGTTCTCCCTGTTGTGCCCGCCGCGGCTGCACAAGGTGTCGTTCACGTCGTGCGGGTTCGGGGGCAGAGGCGTAATGTCGCTCCTCTGCAACTGCCCTTCCCTCCGCGAGCTCACCCTCAAGCGCCTCCGCAAGCTCGACGCCCAGAACACCCCTCTCTCCATGGACGCCTACTGCGACg AGGAGAAGCTTACAGAGAAGAAGCGGTCGGGGAACTTGCAATTGGAGAGGCTATGCCTTAAGGATCTCCACAATGCCCGCATTTTCATCCCTCTTATTCGTTCCTGCAAGTCCCTCAAGGCCCTCATTGTGTGCCGGAGCTCCGGGAACTGGGACAGGGTCCTAGTAGACAGCCTGCAGTCTGAACCTCGACCCACCAAAATCTCTGAGATCCAAATGGAAAATGTTCAGATGGGCAACCCGGGGCTCGTTGCAATATCCGCTTCCTGCCCCAGTCTGGATATCCTATACTTGAGTCGGATAATGGACTGTACAGATGATGGGTTGTCCTCAATTGCGAACTCCTGTAGGAAACTTAGGAAGCTCCATGTTGATGCCTGGACTCGATTTGGGGCCCGAAGCATTGGGGACGATGGGGTTGCAGTTCTGGGTGCAAAGTGCTTGAATCTACAGGAATTGGTCCTAATGGGCATCCCAGTGAAGGTCAACTCCCTCAACGCGCTTGCCTCGAACTGCAGTTCCCTCGAGAGAATGGCCCTATGCAACACGGATTCAATTGGAGATGTGGAGATGGAATTCATTGCCACAAAATTCTTGGCCCTGAAGAAGCTCTGCATCAAGAACTGCCCCATCTCAGCGAAGGGCATTGAGGCAGTCGTTGCAGGGTGCCCCAATCTGATAAAACTGAAGGTAAAGAGGTGCAGAGGGATCAGTCTGGAGAGGGTGTCCCGCTTGGAGGCTCAGAGGACCAGTTTGGTCATCTCAGTGGATTCTGGGTCTATGGCAGTGGTCGAAGGTGAAGGGTTGGCTGCTGATCAGGAGGATGGGGCAGTTCGAGGAGAGGATGGAGGCGGCACAGGCCGGAGAAGAACGGCAGCTGCACCTGCATCAGTAGACACCAGTACCGGGATCCGGAGGAGTAGCACAACCAATGTGATTTGCAGCAGCAGAGGTGCTCTCCTCCTGAAGTCCAAGTTCGGAAGGACAAGCTCCAGGGGCAGTGGCTCTTCGGCCCATGCAGCTGCAAGATGA